A part of Doryrhamphus excisus isolate RoL2022-K1 chromosome 8, RoL_Dexc_1.0, whole genome shotgun sequence genomic DNA contains:
- the LOC131134247 gene encoding ribonucleoside-diphosphate reductase large subunit produces MHVIKRDGRQERVMFDKITSRIQKLCYGLNADFVDPAQITMKVIQGLYSGVTTVELDTLAAEIAATLTTKHPDYAILAARIAVSNLHKETKKVFSEVMEDLYNYVNPLNMRHSPMISKETLDMVLENKDRLNSAIIYDRDFSYNFFGFKTLERSYLLKINGKVAERPQHMLMRVAVGIHRMDIDAAIETYNLLSEKWFTHASPTLFNAGTNRPQLSSCFLLAMQDDSIEGIYDTLKQCALISKSAGGIGVAVSCIRSTGSYIAGTNGNSNGLVPMLRVYNNTARYVDQGGNKRPGAFAMYLEPWHFDVFDFLELKKNTGKEEQRARDLFYALWIPDLFMKRVESNQDWSLMCPSECPGLDECWGDEFEALYTKYEKQGRVKRVVKAQQLWYAIIESQTETGTPYMLYKDACNKKSNQQNLGTIKCSNLCTEIVEYTSQDEVAVCNLASIALNMYVTPERTYDFKKLASVTKVIVKNLNKIIDINYYPVPEAERSNLRHRPIGIGVQGLADAFILMRHPFESPAAQLLNSQVFETIYYAALEASCELAAEHGAYETYPGSPVSKGVLQYDMWDKTPTDLWDWKILKEKIAKHGVRNSLLLAPMPTASTAQILGNNESIEPYTSNIYTRRVLSGEFQIVNPHLLKDLTERGLWNEDMKNQLIAHNGSIQNIPEIPDDLKELYKTVWEISQKTVIKMAADRGAFIDQSQSLNIHIAEPNYGKLTSMHFYGWKQGLKTGMYYLRTKPAANPIQFTLNKEKLKDAQSEKASEQEVKERNTAAMVCSLENRDECLMCGS; encoded by the exons ATGCATGTGATTAAGAGAG ATGGGCGCCAGGAGCGCGTCATGTTTGACAAGATTACCTCCCGCATCCAAAAGCTTTGCTACGGCCTCAACGCTGACTTTGTAGACCCGGCTCAAATCACCATGAAGGTGATCCAGGGTTTGTACAGCGGCGTCACCACGGTGGAGCTGGACACGCTGGCGGCAGAGATCGCAGCGACGCTCACCACCAAGCACCCCGACTACGCCATCCTCGCCGCTCGCATCGCTGTGTCAAACCTCCACAAGGAGACCAAGAAAGTGTTCAGCGAGGTGATGGAGGATCTCTACAACTACGTCAATCCTCTTAATATGCGTCACTCGCCCATGATCTCCAAGGAAACTCTGGACATGGTCCTGGAAAACAAAGACCGCCTCAATTCGGCCATCATATATGACCGCGACTTCTCCTACAACTTCTTCGGCTTCAAGACACTGGAACGCTCCTACTTGCTGAAGATAAACGGCAAGGTGGCAGAGAGACCGCAGCACATGCTCATGAGGGTGGCCGTCGGCATCCACCGCATGGACATCGACGCCGCCATTGAGACGTACAACCTGCTCTCTGAGAAGTGGTTCACACACGCCTCGCCCACATTGTTCAACGCCGGCACCAACAGGCCTCAATTGTCCAGCTGCTTCCTGTTGGCCATGCAGGACGACAGCATTGAAGGCATCTACGACACCCTCAAGCAGTGCGCCCTGATCTCCAAGTCAGCAGGTGGCATCGGCGTAGCAGTCAGCTGCATCCGCTCCACGGGGAGCTACATCGCCGGCACCAATGGTAACTCCAACGGCTTGGTCCCCATGCTGAGGGTCTACAACAACACAGCGCGCTACGTGGACCAGGGCGGCAACAAGAGACCCGGAGCCTTTGCCATGTATCTGGAGCCATGGCACTTTGATGTCTTTGATTTCCTGGAGCTGAAGAAGAACACGGGGAAGGAGGAACAAAGAGCCAGAGACCTTTTTTATGCCCTCTGGATCCCAGATCTCTTCATGAAGAGAGTGGAGAGCAACCAAGATTGGTCCCTCATGTGTCCCAGTGAGTGTCCCGGCCTGGACGAATGCTGGGGTGATGAATTTGAGGCGCTCTACACCAAATACGAGAAGCAAGGTAGGGTAAAGCGGGTGGTCAAGGCTCAGCAGTTGTGGTACGCCATTATCGAGTCGCAGACAGAAACAGGAACTCCATACATGCTCTACAAAGATGCTTGCAACAAGAAGAGCAACCAGCAGAACCTGGGCACCATCAAATGCAGTAACCTTTGCACTGAGATCGTAGAGTACACCAGCCAGGACGAAGTGGCCGTCTGCAACCTGGCCTCCATCGCCCTCAACATGTACGTCACTCCAGAGCGCACATACGACTTCAAAAAGCTGGCGTCCGTCACTAAAGTCATCGTGAAGAACCTGAACAAGATCATCGACATCAACTACTACCCTGTTCCTGAAGCAGAGAGGTCCAACCTGCGTCACAGGCCCATCGGGATCGGCGTCCAAGGATTGGCGGACGCCTTCATCCTCATGCGCCATCCCTTTGAAAGCCCAGCGGCTCAGCTACTCAACAGTCAAGTTTTTGAGACCATCTACTACGCAGCCCTGGAGGCCAGCTGCGAGCTTGCGGCCGAGCACGGCGCCTACGAGACGTACCCCGGCTCGCCCGTCAGCAAGGGCGTGCTCCAGTATGACATGTGGGACAAGACCCCCACCGACTTGTGGGACTGGAAAATACTCAAGGAGAAGATCGCCAAACATGGCGTGAGGAACAGCTTGCTGCTGGCGCCCATGCCGACGGCCTCCACCGCCCAAATCTTGGGTAACAATGAGTCCATTGAGCCTTACACTAGCAACATCTACACTCGCAGGGTCCTCTCTGGAGAGTTCCAGATCGTTAACCCTCACCTGCTCAAAGATCTCACCGAGCGAGGACTCTGGAATGAAGACATGAAAAACCAGCTCATTGCTCACAATGGATCAATCCAG AACATCCCCGAGATCCCAGATGACCTGAAAGAACTTTACAAAACCGTGTGGGAGATCTCCCAAAAGACGGTTATCAAGATGGCCGCAGACAGAGGGGCCTTTATTGACCAGAGTCAGTCCCTGAACATCCACATAGCCGAGCCCAACTACGGCAAACTGACCAGCATGCACTTCTACGGCTGGAAACAA GGCCTGAAGACGGGCATGTATTACCTGCGCACCAAGCCTGCTGCCAACCCCATCCAGTTCACGCTAAACAAGGAGAAGCTGAAGGACGCGCAGTCGGAGAAAGCCTCCGAGCAGGAGGTCAAGGAGCGCAACACTGCTGCCATGGTGTGTTCCTTGGAGAACCGAGACGAGTGCCTCATGTGCGGCTCTTGA
- the qpctla gene encoding glutaminyl-peptide cyclotransferase-like a — protein sequence MSKSNRRSKPPQKGSGCDRLMWRRVRVLLLCLLGVLLLTLGVGVYHLSNDSTTTGNVNRIQVADLTKDRLLHKHTKFSPSQIHHLASQVDGNRLWETHLKPILIERLPGTQGSLVVQQHITSTLSSLSAGWDIHLDSFQSSTPRGEVTFTNIVATLEPSAPRRLLLTCHYDSKALPPDRHAPERVFLGASDSAVPCAMILELATSLDNRLRSFKQQKLPLSLQLVFFDGEESFEEWTATDSLYGSRHMAERMARTPHPAGSPHSTMLEAVDLFVLLDLLGAPDPLIVNHFDNTARWFDRLIAAEKRLHRQGLLVSHPSEQTYFRKDLFFGPVQDDHIPFLHRGVPVLHVIATPFPKFWHTLDDTAENIHRPTVENLTRIMAVFLAEYLGL from the exons ATGAGCAAATCCAACCGTCGGTCCAAACCCCCGCAGAAGGGCAGCGGCTGTGACCGGCTGATGTGGCGTCGTGTACGGGTACTGCTGCTGTGTCTCCTCGGGGTGCTGCTGCTTACGCTGGGAGTCGGAGTCTACCACCTGTCCAACGATAGCACCACCACTGGGAATGTTAACCGCATTCAGGTTGCAGATCTGACCAAGGACCGG ttgctgcacaaacacacaaagttcTCTCCATCTCAAATTCACCACCTGGCATCCCAAGTGGACGGGAATCGTCTGTGGGAGACGCACCTGAAGCCCATCCTGATTGAGAGGCTTCCCGGGACGCAAGGCAGCCTGGTTGTCCAGCAG CACATCACCTCCACATTGTCCTCCCTGTCCGCCGGCTGGGACATTCACCTGGACTCCTTCCAGTCCTCGACTCCTCGTGGAGAGGTCACGTTCACAAACATCGTCGCCACTCTGGAACCTTCAGCTCCACGTAGGCTGCTGCTAACGTGCCATTACGACTCCAAGGCACTACCTCCGGACAGACACGCCCCAGAGAGGGTTTTTCTTGGGGCTAGCGACTCGGCAGTGCCTTGTGCTATGATCCTGGAGCTGGCCACCTCTCTGGATAATCGGCTTAGGTCCTTCAAACAACAG AAGCTTCCATTATCCCTCCAGCTTGTGTTCTTTGATGGGGAGGAGTCCTTTGAGGAATGGACCGCCACCGACTCGCTGTACGGCTCCCGTCACATGGCTGAGCGCATGGCCCGCACGCCTCACCCTGCCGGCTCCCCACACTCCACCATGCTAGAAGCTGTG GATCTGTTTGTGCTGCTAGACCTTCTCGGTGCTCCCGATCCACTAATTGTAAACCACTTTGACAACACAGCACGATGGTTTGACCGTCTGATTGCTGCAG AGAAGCGCCTTCATCGTCAAGGCCTGCTGGTGTCGCACCCTTCCGAGCAGACCTACTTTAGGAAGGACTTGTTCTttggaccagtccaggatgatCACATACCCTTCCTCCATCGAG GTGTGCCCGTGCTCCACGTCATCGCCACCCCCTTCCCAAAGTTCTGGCATACGCTGGACGACACAGCGGAGAACATCCATCGTCCCACTGTGGAGAACCTGACCAGGATCATGGCGGTGTTTTTGGCTGAATACCTCGGcttatga